One stretch of Bombus affinis isolate iyBomAffi1 chromosome 4, iyBomAffi1.2, whole genome shotgun sequence DNA includes these proteins:
- the LOC126915108 gene encoding uncharacterized protein LOC126915108 encodes MRTTFALQDVLVIIWFASIVRVKSAIMPPPWADPSSNPCAAQPRGWQLLFWPPDGKCYKIFQIGAPCPETMELGPAAGRGGTVAECRCPPGTVQSPRDALCHKIYTRASCSKGQFFAPVPKTSGKSRWGVCHDPEPCTGKGEVYWPRDGKCYPKFSKGPCPKGELLAIDEDGLTVCSCSRNGELGRYHWAGSVGGCHEHYTKGPCTEPGELFLPGGVCGCHSKLPHYHEPTAMCYQLGGIGPCPQGHHFIVTNTITNEEIVQAKCVCKPGHVLYENGFCYRLYTKGPCQNGYMLINSTTCIPVPCKRGRLYFSQEKTCYKIGTRGPCPNGQVVLYDYNIRPSVDGIGYNGVCGCINILTDSKKCSEEVNDSCESTPGMVEINKTCYKLYTQGPCTAGEWLVARRMPKQSLWKNEGSEPRARCECRPGYKRITDGPQISELESNNLFSLGSCQPPTVSLAKFLNGRVKSINF; translated from the exons CGCTTTACAAGATGTATTGGTAATTATCTGGTTCGCGTCAATTGTTCGCGTTAAGTCAGCGATAATGCCTCCACCATGGGCAGATCCGTCGAGCAATCCCTGCGCCGCTCAACCACGTGGCTGGCAATTGTTATTTTGGCCGCCGGATGGAAAGTGTTACAAAATATTCCAG ATTGGTGCTCCATGCCCAGAAACAATGGAACTAGGTCCAGCTGCAGGTAGAGGTGGAACTGTAGCTGAATGTAGATGTCCTCCAGGAACCGTGCAATCTCCTAGAGACGCTCTTTGCCATAAGATATACACGAGAGCATCCTGCTCAAAAGGACAATTTTTTGCACCCGTTCCAAAAACTTCTGGCAAGTCCag gtGGGGTGTCTGTCATGATCCAGAGCCATGTACGGGGAAAGGAGAAGTCTACTGGCCTAGGGATGGCAAATGTTACCCCAAATTTAGCAAAGGGCCATGCCCGAAAGGTGAACTCCTTGCTATAGATGAAGACGGATTAACGGTATGTTCCTGCTCTAGAAATGGAGAACTTGGACGATATCACTGGGCGGGTAGTGTGGGTGGTTGCCACGAACATTACACTAAAGGCCCATGTACGGAACCTGGAGAATTATTTTTACCAGGTGGCGTATGTGGCTGTCACTCTAAATTACCTCATTACCATGAACCAACTGCGATGTGTTATCAATTAG GCGGTATCGGTCCATGTCCGCAAGGGCATCACTTTATCGTAACAAACACGATAACCAATGAAGAAATAGTTCAAGCTAAGTGTGTATGCAAGCCAGGTCATGTTCTCTATGAAAATGGATTTTGCTACAGACTTTACACAAAAGGACCTTGTCAAAACGGCTATATGCTAATAAATTCGACGACTTGTATTCCTGTGCCTTGTAAACGGGGTCGACTATATTTTTCACAAGAAAAGACGTGTTACAAAATAGGAACCAGAGGACCATGTCCGAACGGACAAGTTGTTTTATATGATTATAATATACGACCATCCGTTGATGGAATCGGTTACAATGGAGTATGTGGATGTATAAATATACTGACCGATTCGAAAAAATGTTCCGAAGAAGTTAACGATAGCTGCGAATCTACGCCCGGAATGGTGGAAATAAATAAAACCTGCTACAAATTATATACACAAGGTCCGTGTACTGCGGGAGAATGGTTGGTTGCACGAAGAATGCCAAAACAGAGCTTATGGAAGAACGAAGGATCAGAGCCAAGGGCAAGATGCGAATGCAGACCCGGATACAAAAGAATCACGGACGGTCCACAAATTTCTGAGTTAGAAAGTAATAATCTCTTCTCGCTGGGTAGTTGTCAGCCACCCACAGTAAGTTTAGCAAAGTTTCTCAATGGAAGAGTAAAGTCAATAAACTTTTAA
- the LOC126915077 gene encoding cGMP-dependent 3',5'-cyclic phosphodiesterase-like isoform X1, which translates to MSSIDFNVPNTEQILLLLEELCSLSYPQVQQKLNKYIQTATDTKLSFLIPILVESEEMVIHVIGEKILDRELRFPVSNNVLRKAIQNRKPTTTDITMLDEELLHHLQPICPASNSFLTIPIQHPKQNHIALLVSLIDNDTKNKTTCKCAIVQECFKFCLRFLLNSFKCYEETRLKHQCQKLLAVSRKLFTHLGDFSDLLREIMAEARNLTNAERCSLFLLDPDQQDLVAKVFDGIAMKESIKEMRIPIGQGIAGHVATTGKVLNIRNAYEHPLFYRGVDEVTGFRTRNILCFPIRDESGIIVIIGVAQLCNKKDGLYFDVFDEEVATAFSIYCGISIMHSIVYKKMQDAQARNKLSNEIMMYHMKVEEDVVQEILGCKDEHNIKDFNKFEFSPRGVPYKHMPCYTIKMFNDLGLINYWKLKLSTLTRFILYVKKGYRDAPYHNWIHAFSVAHFGYLLIQNLNLINENYMTHLEALVFLVSCLCHDIDHRGTNNAFQTKRSTVLASLYSSEGSVMERHHFAQTMCILNKEGCNIFENVNSEEYSEALDLLKNNILATDLACHFRTVGKQEEMVRSKFDQNDFERKRLFLNMLMTCCDLSDQTKQWKVSKKTAEQIYDEFFSQGDLEKSMGSSPIEMMDRERASIPDLQVQFITNIVLPLFINLSTLFPMVQPLVDVLKENRALWEVSKSIFQKYMKAGTKGIAILLDPTFEEEVLQLYAQSNTGFSGNSTIKLELNETTNNGRYTIK; encoded by the exons atgagTTCAATCGACTTCAACGTGCCAAACACGGAACAAATTCTTTTGCTTCTAGAAGAACTATGTAGTCTTTCTTATCCCCAAGTACAACAAAAGTTAAATAAATAC ATACAAACTGCAACAGATACAAAATTGTCTTTTCTTATACCAATTTTAGTCGAATCAGAGGAGATGGTAATACATGTAATAGGAGAAAAAATTTTAGATAGAGAATTAAGGTTTCCT GTATCAAATAATGTTTTACGTAAAGCTATACAAAACAGAAAGCCAACTACTACGGACATAACAATGCTTGATGAAGAATTACTACATCATCTTCAACCAATATGTCCAGCATCAAATTCGTTTCTAACAATTCCTATACAACATCCTAAGCAGAACCATATAGCGTTGCTAGTTTCTTTGATTGATAATGATACAAAAAATAAAACTACATGTAAATGTGCAATAGTACAAGAATGTTTTAA ATTTTGCCTAAGATTTCTTCTAAATTCATTTAAATGTTATGAGGAAACTCGATTGAAACACCAGTGTCAAAAGTTGCTTGCCGTTTCTAGGAAACTTTTCACACATTTAG GAGATTTCTCTGATCTATTGAGAGAAATAATGGCTGAAGCCAGGAACTTGACAAATGCAGAACGCTGTTCGTTATTCTTACTAGATCCTGATCAACAGGATCTAGTTGCTAAAGTGTTTGATGGTATTGCTATGAAAGAA TCTATAAAAGAAATGAGAATACCAATAGGACAAGGCATAGCAGGTCATGTTGCAACTACTGGAAAAGTGCTTAATATTAGAAATGCATATGAACATCCTCTTTTTTATCGTGGTGTAGATGAAGTAACAGGCTTTAGaactagaaatattttatgttttccAATTAGAGATGAAAGTGGAATT ATTGTGATTATAGGAGTCGCACAGCTTTGTAATAAAAAAGATGGATTATACTTTGATGTCTTTGATGAAGAAGTTGCAACAGCATTTAGTATCTATTGTGGTATTTCTATAATGCATAGTATTGTTTATAAAAAAATGCAAGATGCTCAAGCACGAAATAAACTTAGTAACGAAATAATGATGTACCACATGAAG GTGGAAGAAGACGTTGTTCAAGAGATATTGGGTTGTAAGGACGAACATAATATAaaagattttaataaatttgaatttagtCCTAGAGGTGTACCTTACAAACATATGCCTTGTTACACAATTAAAATGTTTAATGATTTAGGTCTTATTAATTattggaaattgaaattatcAACTTTAACGAG ATTCATATTATATGTAAAGAAAGGATACAGAGATGCACCGTATCATAACTGGATACATGCATTTTCTGTGGCACATTTTGGATACTTATTAATACAAAACTTAAATCTTATTAATGAGAATTATATGACACATTTGGAAGCTTTAGTTTTTCTAGTATCATGTTTATGTCATGATATAGATCATAGAGGAACAAATAATGCATTTCAAACTAAACGCTCTACGGTTCTGGCTAGTCTTTATAGTTCTGAAGGTTCTGTAATGGAG AGACATCATTTTGCGCAGACCATGTGCATTTTAAATAAAGAAGGGTGcaatatatttgaaaatgttAATAGTGAAGAGTATAGTGAAGCATTAGatctactgaaaaataataTACTTGCAACTGACTTAGCATGCCACTTTCGAACGGTAGGAAAACAGGAAGAGATGGTTAGAAGTAAATTTGACCAAAATGACTTTGAACGAAAGAGATTATTTCTTAATATGCTTATGACATGTTGTGATCTTAGTGATCAGACTAAGCAGTGGAAAGTTTCTAAAAAAACTGCA GAACAAATTTATGATGAATTTTTTTCACAAGGAGATTTAGAAAAAAGTATGGGTAGTTCCCCCATAGAAATGATGGACAGGGAACGAGCATCTATACCAGACCTACAAGTTCAATTCATTACAAATATAGTACTTCCACTTTTTAT TAATCTTTCTACATTATTTCCAATGGTACAACCACTTGTTGACGTGCTGAAAGAAAATCGAGCTTTATGGGAAGTGTCTAAAAgcatatttcaaaaatatatgaaagctGGAACAAAAGGTATTGCCATCCTATTGGATCCTACTTTTGAGGAAGAAGTATTACAACTTTATGCTCAAAGTAATACAGGTTTCTCAGGAAATTCTACtatcaaattagaattaaatGAAACAACAAATAATGGTAGgtatacaataaaataa
- the LOC126915077 gene encoding cGMP-dependent 3',5'-cyclic phosphodiesterase-like isoform X2, protein MSSIDFNVPNTEQILLLLEELCSLSYPQVQQKLNKYIQTATDTKLSFLIPILVESEEMVIHVIGEKILDRELRFPVSNNVLRKAIQNRKPTTTDITMLDEELLHHLQPICPASNSFLTIPIQHPKQNHIALLVSLIDNDTKNKTTCKCAIVQECFKFCLRFLLNSFKCYEETRLKHQCQKLLAVSRKLFTHLGDFSDLLREIMAEARNLTNAERCSLFLLDPDQQDLVAKVFDGIAMKESIKEMRIPIGQGIAGHVATTGKVLNIRNAYEHPLFYRGVDEVTGFRTRNILCFPIRDESGIVGVAQLCNKKDGLYFDVFDEEVATAFSIYCGISIMHSIVYKKMQDAQARNKLSNEIMMYHMKVEEDVVQEILGCKDEHNIKDFNKFEFSPRGVPYKHMPCYTIKMFNDLGLINYWKLKLSTLTRFILYVKKGYRDAPYHNWIHAFSVAHFGYLLIQNLNLINENYMTHLEALVFLVSCLCHDIDHRGTNNAFQTKRSTVLASLYSSEGSVMERHHFAQTMCILNKEGCNIFENVNSEEYSEALDLLKNNILATDLACHFRTVGKQEEMVRSKFDQNDFERKRLFLNMLMTCCDLSDQTKQWKVSKKTAEQIYDEFFSQGDLEKSMGSSPIEMMDRERASIPDLQVQFITNIVLPLFINLSTLFPMVQPLVDVLKENRALWEVSKSIFQKYMKAGTKGIAILLDPTFEEEVLQLYAQSNTGFSGNSTIKLELNETTNNGRYTIK, encoded by the exons atgagTTCAATCGACTTCAACGTGCCAAACACGGAACAAATTCTTTTGCTTCTAGAAGAACTATGTAGTCTTTCTTATCCCCAAGTACAACAAAAGTTAAATAAATAC ATACAAACTGCAACAGATACAAAATTGTCTTTTCTTATACCAATTTTAGTCGAATCAGAGGAGATGGTAATACATGTAATAGGAGAAAAAATTTTAGATAGAGAATTAAGGTTTCCT GTATCAAATAATGTTTTACGTAAAGCTATACAAAACAGAAAGCCAACTACTACGGACATAACAATGCTTGATGAAGAATTACTACATCATCTTCAACCAATATGTCCAGCATCAAATTCGTTTCTAACAATTCCTATACAACATCCTAAGCAGAACCATATAGCGTTGCTAGTTTCTTTGATTGATAATGATACAAAAAATAAAACTACATGTAAATGTGCAATAGTACAAGAATGTTTTAA ATTTTGCCTAAGATTTCTTCTAAATTCATTTAAATGTTATGAGGAAACTCGATTGAAACACCAGTGTCAAAAGTTGCTTGCCGTTTCTAGGAAACTTTTCACACATTTAG GAGATTTCTCTGATCTATTGAGAGAAATAATGGCTGAAGCCAGGAACTTGACAAATGCAGAACGCTGTTCGTTATTCTTACTAGATCCTGATCAACAGGATCTAGTTGCTAAAGTGTTTGATGGTATTGCTATGAAAGAA TCTATAAAAGAAATGAGAATACCAATAGGACAAGGCATAGCAGGTCATGTTGCAACTACTGGAAAAGTGCTTAATATTAGAAATGCATATGAACATCCTCTTTTTTATCGTGGTGTAGATGAAGTAACAGGCTTTAGaactagaaatattttatgttttccAATTAGAGATGAAAGTGGAATTGTag GAGTCGCACAGCTTTGTAATAAAAAAGATGGATTATACTTTGATGTCTTTGATGAAGAAGTTGCAACAGCATTTAGTATCTATTGTGGTATTTCTATAATGCATAGTATTGTTTATAAAAAAATGCAAGATGCTCAAGCACGAAATAAACTTAGTAACGAAATAATGATGTACCACATGAAG GTGGAAGAAGACGTTGTTCAAGAGATATTGGGTTGTAAGGACGAACATAATATAaaagattttaataaatttgaatttagtCCTAGAGGTGTACCTTACAAACATATGCCTTGTTACACAATTAAAATGTTTAATGATTTAGGTCTTATTAATTattggaaattgaaattatcAACTTTAACGAG ATTCATATTATATGTAAAGAAAGGATACAGAGATGCACCGTATCATAACTGGATACATGCATTTTCTGTGGCACATTTTGGATACTTATTAATACAAAACTTAAATCTTATTAATGAGAATTATATGACACATTTGGAAGCTTTAGTTTTTCTAGTATCATGTTTATGTCATGATATAGATCATAGAGGAACAAATAATGCATTTCAAACTAAACGCTCTACGGTTCTGGCTAGTCTTTATAGTTCTGAAGGTTCTGTAATGGAG AGACATCATTTTGCGCAGACCATGTGCATTTTAAATAAAGAAGGGTGcaatatatttgaaaatgttAATAGTGAAGAGTATAGTGAAGCATTAGatctactgaaaaataataTACTTGCAACTGACTTAGCATGCCACTTTCGAACGGTAGGAAAACAGGAAGAGATGGTTAGAAGTAAATTTGACCAAAATGACTTTGAACGAAAGAGATTATTTCTTAATATGCTTATGACATGTTGTGATCTTAGTGATCAGACTAAGCAGTGGAAAGTTTCTAAAAAAACTGCA GAACAAATTTATGATGAATTTTTTTCACAAGGAGATTTAGAAAAAAGTATGGGTAGTTCCCCCATAGAAATGATGGACAGGGAACGAGCATCTATACCAGACCTACAAGTTCAATTCATTACAAATATAGTACTTCCACTTTTTAT TAATCTTTCTACATTATTTCCAATGGTACAACCACTTGTTGACGTGCTGAAAGAAAATCGAGCTTTATGGGAAGTGTCTAAAAgcatatttcaaaaatatatgaaagctGGAACAAAAGGTATTGCCATCCTATTGGATCCTACTTTTGAGGAAGAAGTATTACAACTTTATGCTCAAAGTAATACAGGTTTCTCAGGAAATTCTACtatcaaattagaattaaatGAAACAACAAATAATGGTAGgtatacaataaaataa
- the LOC126915069 gene encoding inner centromere protein-like, which produces MGTRSKDRIKAMITKDILNIHNYCLDVKQSINDNLEDTLNYLRGLIAQIPQSASGPLITKTPKVLKKKGIQRIETIPENDIINIDNTVSDSIAIHDKTENKDIKTGDVVETTIGRTKREASRKAATNIKKQQSMSLAAKLRRPLTLDDDSNINRKRESRSKRKKSARSSSDEETTQGPTKYSKTEQSVLSETTSQRITGTSQDHLSIKEDGLQPEKIEPLKSSMTTRSSNRKRTFSQSENTKGKNSNIIDDTVIAPTGNDIEEPSMYEDALEKPTPIMNSTMNVNSTYTQKMMNATVILEPLSAIKLNETVVINKNLASSIGKNNEQKTVEPKAEFMSPKLAKFTSRSSIALEEKMQQLKEAMTNKEFDELLTEDESSPEVKKSKGNVKKQEIKKRQKRQNRSMTSSEDEILNTPTKPSSKEKGTIAGLKEIRNTYKSNALFSPYAKESVKKRVEAFEQAGMNTPKLAVHIDAPTRVTRTKTRATRAAAQTEASGNANITEKAVVQKLARKSLAKAKKISLAKQNKDADEYKENKVQLEQKVNKVVSVEKMNYKQQQKTTPLSKIRTQLPMSVNRVPHTPANQTNMNHNRALSATRTNIITSMESLIQAPKSVSKRNSLDKMVEEKKRKLNDEDAKRKREEALRLQTEERKRKRQEKELKNKLAREAKEKQDMEKRQKAEKEREEKARLAQQMQERQREEMEKKRLAQLQRAQEKEERRKQEEQQRLQRLQEQEEAERVLAEQRRREQEAERRKEAELRAQQQAAAEAMRTKHLMLIKHGSKQCGPTTYVLDSEPDDDESDDESKPKHTIPYWAQSYIRKSQLAMQRYIPERAVYKFFGSRKCTPDLTQMFQNIDRSRLQRTSSAIWKTPPRYSMMDNE; this is translated from the exons ATGGGTACTAGATCAAAGGATCGGATCAAAGCAATGATTACCAAAGATATAttgaatatacataattattgcTTGGATGTTAAACAATCTATCAACGACAATCTTGAAGATACTTTAAATTATTTACGTGGTTTAATTGCTCAAATACCACAATCAGCCTCTGGTCCTTTAATTACAAAGACGCCGAAAGTTTTGAAGAAGAAAGGTATTCAACGTATAGAGACTATCCCAGAAAATGATATTATCAATATTGATAATACAGTATCAGATTCCATTGCAATACATgataaaacagaaaataaagatataaaaactGGGGATGTGGTAGAGACAACAATTGGCCGAACAAAAAGAGAGGCTTCAAGGAAGGCTGCAACTAATATTAAAAAGCAGCAGTCAATGTCACTTGCTGCAAAATTACGAAGGCCGTTAACTCTTGACGATGACAGCAATATAAAT AGGAAACGTGAAAGCCGatctaaaagaaagaaaagtgcTAGAAGTAGCTCAGATGAAGAAACTACGCAAGGCCCTACAAAATATAGTAAAACAGAACAGAGTGTTTTAAGCGAAACAACTTCACAGAGGATCACAGGTACTTCACAGGATCATCTGTCTATAAAAGAAGATGGATTGCAGCCAGAAAAGATTGAACCATTAAAGTCTTCAATGACAACAAGAAGTAGTAATAGAAAGAGAACTTTTTCACAGAGTGAAAACACGAAGggtaaaaattctaatatcaTCGATGATACAGTAATTGCACCAACAGGAAATGATATTGAAGAACCTTCAATGTACGAGGATGCACTTGAGAAACCTACTCCTATTATGAATTCGACGATGAACGTTAATTCTACTTATACGCAGAAGATGATGAACGCTACCGTAATTTTAGAACCTTTATCAGcaataaaattaaacgaaacTGTAGTAATTAATAAAAACTTGGCTAGTAGTATAGGAAAAAATAATGAACAGAAAACAGTCGAACCAAAAGCTGAATTTATGTCTCCCAAATTAGCTAAATTTACATCACGATCGTCAATAGCTTTGGAGGAGAAGATGCAGCAACTAAAAGAAGCGATGACAAACAAAGAGTTCGATGAATTACTCACAGAAGATGAGTCATCCCCCGAAGTGAAGAAGTCTAAAGGAAATGTTAAGaaacaagaaattaaaaaacGACAAAAGCGGCAGAACAGATCCATGACATCGAGCGAAGATGAAATACTTAATACTCCAACAAAACCATCTTCGAAGGAAAAGGGTACAATTGCAGGATTAAAGGAAATAAGAAACACGTATAAATCGAATGCTCTGTTCAGTCCATATGCCAAGGAATCTGTGAAAAAAAGAGTCGAGGCATTTGAACAGGCAGGCATGAACACTCCAAAGCTTGCTGTTCATATTGATGCACCAACTAGAGTAACCAGAACAAAAACACGTGCTACTAGAGCTGCTGCACAAACAGAAGCTTCAGGAAATGCGAATATTACAGAGAAAGCGGTTGTTCAAAAATTAGCACGAAAGTCGCTTGCAAAAGCcaaaaaaatttcattagcaaAACAGAATAAGGATGCCGATGAATATAAAGAG AACAAAGTACAATTAGAACAAAAGGTTAATAAAGTAGTTTCTGTTGAGAAAATGAACTACAAACAGCAACAGAAGACAACCCCATTAAGCAAAATAAGAACTCAGTTGCCAATGTCTGTTAATCGTGTTCCTCATACTCCGGCGAATCAAACTAATATGAAT CACAATAGGGCTTTAAGTGCAACGCGTACAAATATTATTACATCGATGGAATCTTTAATCCAAGCTCCAAAGTCAGTCAGTAAACGTAATTCACTGGATAAAATGgtagaggaaaagaaaagaaaattgaacGACGAGGATGCGAAGAGAAAACGTGAAGAAGCGCTAAGACTTCAaacggaagaaagaaaaag gaaaagacaagaaaaagaattaaaaaataagttAGCCAGAGAGgctaaagaaaaacaagatatGGAAAAACGTCAAAAAgctgagaaagaaagagaggaaaaagcaCGTTTAGCACAACAAATGCAAGAAAGACAACGCGAAGAAATGGAGAAGAAACGTTTGGCTCAGTTACAACGTGCTCAG gaaaaggaagaaagaagaaagcaaGAAGAGCAACAGCGCCTACAACGTTTACAAGAACAAGAAGAAGCGGAGCGGGTATTAGCTGAACAAAGACGTCGAGAACAGGAAGCTGAAAGGCGAAAAGAAGCCGAATTAAGAGCTCAACAACAAGCTGCAGCTGAAGCAATGAGAACTAAGCATCTGATGCTT ataaaACATGGCTCCAAACAGTGCGGTCCAACCACTTACGTTTTGGACAGTGAACCTGACGACGACGAATCAGACGATGAATCCAAACCAAAGCACACAATTCCATATTGGGCACAAT cGTACATACGTAAAAGTCAACTTGCCATGCAACGATATATTCCGGAGAGAGCAGTCTATAAATTCTTTGGTAGCAGAAAGTGCACACCAGATCTAACTCAAATGTTTCAAAATATAGATAGGAGTAGATTACAACGAACGTCCAGTGCAATATGGAAGACACCACCACGTTATTCCATGATGGATAACGAATAA